ACAGCCACGGAACGACAGATCATCAATCATCACATCGAGGTCACGATTCAGATGCTGGAGTCGTTGCCGTGGCCGAGGCACCTGCGGAATGTGCCGGAGTACGCTGGTGGGCACCATGAGCGCATGGATGGAAAGGGTTATCCGCGCGGGCTCACGCGGGAGCAGATGTCGATACCTGCCCGCATTATCGGCATCGCAGACATTTTCGAGGCGTTGACTGCTGCGGATCGCCCCTACAAGAAGGGAAAGAAGCTCACTGAAGCGCTCGCCATTCTCGGCAAGCTCAAAGTCAACAATCACATTGATCCCGACCTGTTCGACGTCTTCATACGCGAGAAGGTTTGGCTCAAGTTTGCCCATGAGTTTCTCGACGACGAACAGATCGATGAGGTCGATCTGTCTCGCATACCGGGCTTCCGCAACTGACGGATGGCTTCGGTGAATGGCATTGGGCGGCTGCTTCGACGGAACGCAGACAGGGCGCCTTCCGCGAAGCGCCTTCCGCATCTTTCTACGGTGCAGCGTAAGCTCCGATCGGCGCCAAGAGCTCTTGTTTGCCACGAAAAAACAGCATGTTGTGTGTGCGGACGAACGGTCTGCCAGCGTGGCACGCGGGTTGCGTTATCTGGGCAAACACGAAAAAGTGTTTTCTTGAGCAGTGAAATCCTAAACAAACTTGGAGACTATGATGAAACGTGTACAACAAGGCTTTACGCTGATCGAACTCATGATCGTTGTGGCGATCGTCGGCATTCTCGCGGCGATCGCGTTGCCGGCGTATCAGGACTACATCGCCCGCTCGAAGGTGACGGAAGTCATGGCGACGCTCGCCGCGGCAAAGACATCAGTGAGCGAGTACGCTTCGAGTCAGGGCATAGTGCCACCGGACCAGCCGACAGCCGGTATTTCCAAACCCGCGAACGCGAACTACGTAAACACGCTCACTTACACGACTGGTAACCCTGTCAAGATTGAG
This genomic interval from Betaproteobacteria bacterium contains the following:
- a CDS encoding pilin: MKRVQQGFTLIELMIVVAIVGILAAIALPAYQDYIARSKVTEVMATLAAAKTSVSEYASSQGIVPPDQPTAGISKPANANYVNTLTYTTGNPVKIEASLQNINSSLNGQNLTFSGALNAADNTMSWSCGVGGGTGNYKYVPANCRNPAS